Proteins encoded in a region of the Rhizobium sp. CC-YZS058 genome:
- a CDS encoding phosphodiester glycosidase family protein has product MADLLRLLALVLIVLMTSASHPLHATDQPCTTMSHQGIGFIVCLAEPAAVRVFHGDEGGRAFGGFVALRDALRRDQMRLVMAMNGGMYEEDLSAVGLLVTGGIEKHPLATGEGWGNFYLKPNGVFALADGRAMVMETGRFVASGVAPDEATQSGPMLVIDGAVHPAFLPEGTSLQLRNGIGVDTKGKVYLAISLAPVRFYDFATLFRDELDCPNALFLDGHISSLYAPSLGRLDTRYPMGPIIGVVEPMWRSATAVPAAEEGASP; this is encoded by the coding sequence GCTCTGGTTCTCATCGTCCTCATGACCTCAGCCTCGCACCCTTTGCACGCCACCGATCAGCCCTGCACCACGATGTCCCACCAAGGCATCGGCTTTATTGTCTGCCTGGCGGAGCCGGCGGCGGTGCGGGTGTTTCATGGGGATGAGGGCGGGCGGGCGTTTGGGGGGTTCGTGGCGCTGCGCGATGCGCTTCGGCGCGATCAGATGCGGCTGGTCATGGCGATGAACGGCGGCATGTATGAGGAGGATCTTTCGGCCGTGGGGCTTCTTGTCACCGGCGGCATCGAGAAGCACCCGCTGGCGACGGGCGAGGGCTGGGGGAACTTCTACCTGAAGCCAAATGGCGTCTTCGCGCTGGCGGACGGGCGGGCGATGGTGATGGAGACGGGGCGCTTTGTCGCTTCAGGTGTGGCGCCAGACGAGGCGACACAGTCGGGCCCGATGCTGGTGATCGACGGCGCAGTGCATCCGGCCTTCCTGCCGGAGGGCACCAGCCTGCAGCTTCGCAACGGCATCGGCGTCGACACGAAGGGAAAGGTTTATCTGGCGATCTCGCTTGCGCCCGTGCGGTTTTATGATTTCGCGACGCTGTTTCGCGACGAGCTCGACTGCCCGAACGCTCTGTTCCTCGACGGGCATATTTCCAGCCTCTACGCGCCGTCGCTCGGCCGCCTCGACACGCGGTACCCGATGGGCCCCATCATCGGCGTGGTCGAGCCGATGTGGCGCAGTGCCACGGCCGTCCCGGCGGCAGAGGAAGGGGCGTCGCCGTAG
- the bmt gene encoding betaine--homocysteine S-methyltransferase produces MTDRTDPLSRLLSEKGVLLADGATGTSLFAMGLEAGEAPELWNEAQPDKIVKLHQDFVDAGADIILTNSFGGTRHRLKLHQAEGRVQELNRLAAEIARSVADKAGRPVIVAGSVGPTGELLVPLGALTYEDAVAAFAEQIEGLMAGGADLAWIETMSSPEEIRAAAEAATKVGLPFVYTGSFDTAGKTMMGLHPKDIHGVARDIGAGPVAVGANCGVGASDILSSLLDMTEADPQATIVVKGNCGIPEFRGSEIHYSGTPPLMADYARLARDAGAKIIGGCCGTSCDHLAAMRQALDSHQPGPRPTLDTIVERIGPLRNKTAGETPTGAPRERRRRST; encoded by the coding sequence ATGACCGACCGCACCGATCCCCTGTCCCGCCTCCTGTCGGAAAAGGGCGTGCTGCTCGCCGATGGGGCAACCGGCACCTCGCTGTTTGCCATGGGCCTGGAAGCCGGTGAAGCGCCGGAACTGTGGAACGAGGCGCAGCCGGACAAGATCGTCAAGCTGCATCAGGACTTCGTCGATGCCGGCGCCGACATCATTCTTACCAATTCCTTCGGCGGCACGCGCCACCGGCTGAAACTGCATCAGGCCGAAGGCCGCGTGCAGGAGTTGAACCGCCTGGCCGCCGAGATCGCGCGTTCCGTTGCCGACAAGGCCGGGCGTCCGGTCATCGTCGCCGGCTCGGTCGGGCCGACCGGTGAGCTGCTGGTGCCGCTCGGCGCTCTGACCTATGAGGATGCGGTGGCGGCCTTTGCCGAGCAGATCGAGGGCTTGATGGCGGGCGGCGCCGACCTTGCCTGGATCGAAACCATGTCTTCGCCCGAGGAAATCCGTGCGGCGGCCGAAGCGGCAACCAAGGTCGGCCTCCCCTTTGTCTATACGGGCTCCTTCGACACGGCCGGCAAGACCATGATGGGCCTGCATCCGAAAGACATCCATGGTGTCGCGCGCGATATCGGCGCCGGGCCGGTTGCGGTCGGGGCCAATTGCGGCGTCGGCGCGTCCGACATCCTGTCCTCGCTGCTCGACATGACGGAGGCCGATCCGCAGGCGACCATCGTCGTCAAGGGCAATTGCGGCATCCCGGAATTCCGTGGCTCGGAGATCCATTATTCTGGCACCCCGCCGCTGATGGCCGACTATGCGCGGCTGGCGCGCGATGCTGGGGCGAAGATCATCGGCGGCTGCTGCGGCACGTCCTGCGATCATCTGGCCGCCATGCGCCAGGCGCTGGACAGCCACCAGCCGGGCCCGCGCCCGACGCTCGACACCATCGTGGAGCGGATCGGCCCGCTGCGCAACAAGACGGCCGGCGAAACCCCGACCGGCGCCCCGCGCGAACGCCGACGCCGCTCCACGTAA
- a CDS encoding chloride channel protein — translation MRPARRMQIRLKPLLARLAAVPRRVTRLSELRLFARRSELGLVFAGIVVGLTSGLAVIAMSFVSLQLHRTIFGIGEYERLSSSDLKGEIATFIAPIVGGILLGLIMLMLASWRKKPMLDPIEANALHGGRLSLTDSIIVAVQNLVSNGFGASVGLEAGYTQLASGIASKLGIKLELRRGDLRILLGCGAAGAIAAAFNAPLTGAFYAFELIIGTYTIVSLTPVVVSALVANLVTRLLWGDSFTIDIGSFGEVVPADYLPAIVLGALAAGVGILVMKGVSLTEELARRSAIAAPLRPPIGGLVVGALATLSPQVLSGGHGALHLNLSHDTPVMMLVALFVMKVVATAVSIGSGFRGGLFFASLFMGALLGKLYASLIVLIVGHETLTPVIYAVVGMSALAVAIIGGPLTMTFLALEITGDFPITALVLAAVLTSSLVVRTTFGYSFATWRFHLRGESIRSAHDVGWIRNLTVGRMMRPDVRTISSKATLAELKAEFPLGSAQRAIVVDETNRYGGVILVPEVYASPVETGQDDAGIGRFIRNANDFLQPAMNARQAAALFDKSGSDALAVVNNLIERRVVGLLTESHTLRRYSEELDRRRREASGEI, via the coding sequence ATGAGGCCCGCACGCCGCATGCAGATCCGCCTGAAGCCCCTCCTTGCCCGTCTAGCGGCCGTGCCGCGCCGGGTGACGCGCCTGAGCGAACTGCGCCTCTTCGCGCGGCGCAGCGAGCTCGGCCTCGTCTTCGCCGGCATTGTTGTCGGGCTGACCTCCGGGCTGGCGGTCATTGCCATGAGCTTCGTGTCGCTGCAGCTGCACCGCACGATCTTCGGCATCGGCGAATATGAGCGGCTGAGCTCGTCCGATCTGAAGGGCGAGATCGCCACCTTCATCGCACCCATCGTCGGCGGCATCCTGCTCGGCCTGATCATGCTGATGCTGGCCTCCTGGCGAAAGAAGCCGATGCTCGATCCGATCGAGGCCAACGCCCTGCATGGCGGCCGGCTGTCTCTGACCGACAGCATTATCGTCGCGGTGCAGAACCTCGTCTCGAACGGCTTCGGTGCCTCCGTCGGTCTGGAAGCCGGCTATACGCAGCTTGCCTCCGGCATCGCCTCCAAGCTTGGGATCAAGCTGGAGCTTCGGCGTGGCGATCTTCGGATCCTGCTCGGCTGCGGCGCGGCGGGTGCCATCGCCGCCGCCTTCAACGCCCCCCTGACCGGCGCCTTCTACGCCTTCGAGCTGATCATCGGCACCTATACGATCGTGTCGCTGACACCTGTCGTCGTCTCCGCCCTCGTCGCGAACCTCGTGACCCGTCTCCTCTGGGGCGATTCTTTCACGATCGACATCGGCAGTTTCGGCGAGGTCGTGCCGGCCGATTACCTGCCGGCCATCGTCCTCGGCGCCCTTGCCGCCGGCGTCGGCATCCTGGTCATGAAAGGCGTCTCGCTGACCGAGGAGCTGGCGCGGCGCAGCGCGATCGCCGCCCCGCTGCGTCCGCCGATCGGCGGGCTGGTGGTCGGCGCGCTGGCCACGCTCTCGCCGCAGGTGCTTTCCGGCGGACACGGGGCGCTGCACCTCAACCTCAGCCACGACACGCCGGTCATGATGCTGGTGGCGCTCTTCGTCATGAAAGTCGTTGCGACGGCGGTGTCGATCGGCTCCGGCTTCCGCGGCGGGTTGTTCTTCGCCTCGCTGTTCATGGGCGCCCTGCTCGGGAAGCTCTACGCAAGCCTGATCGTTCTGATCGTCGGGCACGAGACGCTGACCCCGGTGATCTACGCGGTCGTCGGCATGAGCGCGCTTGCCGTGGCCATCATCGGCGGCCCCTTGACCATGACCTTCCTGGCGCTGGAGATCACCGGCGATTTTCCGATCACCGCCCTGGTGCTGGCGGCGGTGCTCACCTCCTCGCTCGTCGTGCGCACCACCTTCGGCTATTCCTTCGCCACCTGGCGCTTCCATCTGCGCGGGGAAAGCATCCGCAGCGCCCATGATGTCGGCTGGATCCGAAACCTGACCGTCGGAAGGATGATGCGGCCGGACGTGCGCACCATTTCCTCCAAGGCGACGCTGGCGGAGCTGAAGGCGGAGTTTCCGCTCGGATCGGCCCAACGGGCGATCGTGGTGGACGAGACCAACCGCTATGGCGGCGTCATCCTCGTTCCGGAAGTCTATGCCAGTCCGGTCGAGACGGGGCAGGACGACGCCGGCATCGGCCGGTTCATACGCAATGCGAACGACTTCCTGCAGCCGGCCATGAATGCCCGCCAGGCCGCCGCGCTCTTCGACAAGAGCGGCAGCGATGCGCTGGCGGTGGTGAACAATCTGATCGAGCGCCGCGTGGTCGGACTGTTAACCGAGAGCCATACGCTGCGTCGTTACAGCGAAGAACTCGACCGCCGCCGCCGCGAGGCCTCCGGCGAGATCTGA
- a CDS encoding O-antigen ligase yields MRSTMSIIPFASLLDEAPGQAGAAFVARAKRPLAAFLSGFGLFVILLTLQPFPILDTESDISLDTANIINQVGYLGLGGLYLGAMLALCDRQVLKTLLSPSWAIIFAIAFLSCLQSWNPASATRGLMLSLVVLILVAAVLVLPRSERDFANASANAVLLLLVIDYIALVVAPSRSIHLNVGLEATHAGYWKGHLMHKNISAPVFSVLSMFGIYAYRVGLRWRGAAIAALAIIFVLNTGSKTTIGFLPVAVLLVAIGSATRRPSLMILCHALFTLIIFSLTIGTTWFESFDRFTQEILPDPTFTGRSDIWRFASASIPQHFWVGHGYASFWLSPVIQGLEKDFEANWDVRGIVSGHNSYLDVVLTFGVPGGLMIITLLFVKPFADYLRALKQEVNRPFADFCIMVIVFMTYNGMMESFILNRAEPMWLQTALAVTGLMLMAKLPLRSLP; encoded by the coding sequence GTGCGCAGCACCATGTCGATCATCCCCTTCGCAAGCCTCCTCGACGAGGCTCCCGGGCAGGCCGGCGCCGCTTTCGTCGCCCGTGCCAAGCGGCCGCTCGCAGCCTTCCTGTCCGGCTTCGGCCTGTTCGTCATCCTGCTGACGCTGCAGCCCTTCCCGATCCTCGACACGGAGAGCGACATCTCGCTCGACACCGCCAACATCATCAACCAGGTCGGCTATCTCGGCCTCGGCGGCCTCTATCTCGGCGCCATGCTCGCGCTGTGCGACCGGCAGGTCCTGAAAACCCTGCTCTCGCCGAGCTGGGCCATCATTTTCGCCATCGCCTTCCTGTCCTGCCTGCAATCCTGGAACCCGGCTTCCGCGACGCGCGGCCTTATGCTCAGCCTCGTGGTGCTGATCCTGGTCGCCGCAGTTCTTGTCCTGCCACGCAGCGAACGCGACTTTGCGAATGCCAGCGCCAACGCCGTCCTTCTCCTGCTCGTCATCGACTATATCGCCCTCGTCGTTGCCCCCTCCCGCTCCATCCACCTCAATGTCGGTCTCGAGGCCACGCATGCCGGCTACTGGAAGGGGCATCTGATGCACAAGAACATCAGTGCACCGGTCTTTTCCGTCCTGTCGATGTTCGGGATTTATGCCTATCGCGTCGGTCTGCGCTGGCGTGGCGCGGCCATTGCGGCGCTTGCCATCATTTTCGTGCTCAACACGGGATCAAAGACCACCATCGGTTTTCTGCCCGTCGCCGTGCTTCTTGTGGCCATCGGATCGGCAACGCGCCGGCCCTCGCTGATGATCCTCTGCCACGCTCTCTTCACGCTGATCATCTTCAGCCTCACGATCGGCACCACCTGGTTCGAAAGCTTCGACCGCTTCACCCAGGAGATCCTACCGGACCCCACCTTCACCGGCCGGTCGGACATCTGGCGCTTTGCCAGCGCCTCGATCCCGCAGCATTTCTGGGTGGGGCATGGCTATGCGAGCTTCTGGCTTTCGCCGGTCATTCAGGGGCTCGAGAAGGACTTCGAGGCCAATTGGGACGTGCGCGGCATCGTGTCGGGCCACAACTCCTATCTCGACGTCGTCCTCACCTTCGGCGTGCCCGGTGGGCTGATGATCATCACCCTCCTCTTCGTCAAGCCCTTTGCCGATTACCTGCGTGCCCTGAAGCAGGAGGTGAACCGGCCCTTCGCCGATTTCTGCATCATGGTCATCGTGTTCATGACCTATAACGGCATGATGGAGAGCTTCATCCTCAACCGCGCGGAACCCATGTGGCTGCAGACCGCCCTGGCGGTAACGGGCCTGATGTTGATGGCGAAGCTGCCCTTGCGCAGCCTGCCCTGA
- a CDS encoding glycine betaine ABC transporter substrate-binding protein — translation MRTLLAALSLASGLAALPCVASAACGEISIAEMNWASAGIAAHLDAFILEKGYGCRVTLVPGDTIPTFTSMTELGQPDLAPELWVNSVRKPLAAALKDGRLIEGAKILKDGGVEGWWIPKYIADAHPEIRTVQDALAHPDLFPDPADQSHGAINNCPTGWTCQISTANLFKAVKAQEHGFHLVEAASSAGLEEGIAAAFENKVGWLGYYWAPAPSLGRFDMVKLSFGTGHDRLEWERCTSVPDCPDPQVNGYPVSDVYTLATSDFADKAAETLGYIKARSWDNTTVNGLLAWMDESKATTADAARHVLTTQPDLWTPWVSPEAAEKIKAALAE, via the coding sequence ATGAGGACGCTGCTGGCCGCCCTGTCACTCGCCTCCGGCCTGGCCGCCCTACCCTGCGTTGCGTCCGCCGCCTGCGGCGAGATCAGCATTGCCGAGATGAACTGGGCATCTGCGGGCATTGCCGCGCATCTGGACGCCTTCATCCTCGAAAAAGGCTATGGCTGCCGCGTGACGCTGGTGCCGGGCGATACCATCCCGACCTTCACCTCCATGACCGAGCTCGGCCAGCCCGACCTCGCGCCCGAACTCTGGGTCAATTCGGTGCGCAAGCCCCTGGCTGCAGCGCTCAAGGACGGCCGGTTGATCGAGGGCGCCAAGATCCTCAAGGACGGGGGCGTCGAGGGCTGGTGGATCCCGAAATATATCGCCGATGCCCATCCCGAGATCCGCACCGTCCAGGATGCGCTTGCCCATCCCGATCTCTTTCCGGACCCCGCCGATCAGAGCCACGGCGCTATCAACAATTGCCCGACCGGCTGGACCTGCCAGATCTCCACCGCCAACCTGTTCAAGGCGGTAAAGGCACAGGAGCACGGTTTCCATCTGGTCGAGGCCGCCTCCTCCGCCGGCCTGGAGGAAGGGATCGCCGCGGCCTTCGAGAATAAGGTCGGCTGGCTCGGCTATTACTGGGCACCGGCACCGAGCCTCGGCCGCTTCGACATGGTCAAGCTCAGCTTCGGCACCGGGCATGACCGCCTCGAATGGGAGCGCTGCACCAGCGTGCCGGATTGCCCGGACCCGCAGGTCAACGGCTATCCGGTGTCCGACGTCTATACCCTCGCCACATCCGATTTCGCCGATAAGGCCGCAGAAACGCTCGGCTATATCAAGGCGCGCTCCTGGGACAACACGACCGTCAACGGCTTGCTCGCCTGGATGGACGAGAGCAAGGCGACCACGGCAGACGCCGCCCGCCATGTGCTGACCACGCAGCCGGACCTGTGGACCCCCTGGGTCTCGCCCGAGGCCGCAGAGAAGATCAAGGCCGCGCTGGCCGAATAG
- a CDS encoding cobyric acid synthase, producing the protein MTKAIMLQGTGSDVGKTVLVAGLCRLAANRGLAVSPFKPQNMSNNAAVTADGGEIGRAQWLQSLAARVPPSVHMNPVLLKPQSETGSQVVVQGRVVGAARGRDYQALKPQLLGAVLQSFEQVSAGRDLVIVEGAGSPAEINLRAGDIANMGFARAAQVPVVLVGDIDRGGVIASLVGTHAVLDPDDRAMVSGYLINKFRGDVSLFDDGIAAIGRFTGWPCFGVVPWLKQAGRLPAEDSVALEKLASGQDAPLTIAVPLLPRIANFDDLDPLAAEPMVSLVYVRSGERLPADASLVILPGSKSTITDLEALRTEGWDRDLAQHIRRGGRIIGLCGGYQMLGRSIDDPDGIEGAPRRVEGLGLLEIDTVMAPEKVLRNSRARSLEHDVALEGYEIHLGRTSGTDCLRPMVEIDGRPDGAVSADGAVMGTYLHGLFASDAYRRSLLAGFGIEGGATDYRRSVDAALDGVADELARLLDPRWLDALLA; encoded by the coding sequence ATGACCAAGGCGATCATGCTCCAGGGGACGGGTTCGGATGTCGGCAAGACCGTGCTGGTCGCAGGCCTTTGCCGACTCGCCGCAAACCGGGGCCTCGCCGTTTCGCCGTTCAAGCCGCAGAACATGTCGAACAATGCTGCCGTCACAGCGGATGGCGGCGAGATCGGCCGGGCGCAGTGGCTGCAATCGCTGGCAGCCCGCGTGCCGCCCTCCGTCCACATGAATCCCGTGCTCCTGAAGCCTCAGTCGGAAACCGGCAGCCAGGTCGTCGTCCAGGGGCGCGTGGTCGGCGCCGCGCGCGGACGCGATTACCAGGCCCTGAAGCCGCAGCTGCTCGGTGCGGTTCTTCAAAGTTTCGAACAGGTCTCGGCCGGGCGCGATCTCGTGATCGTCGAGGGCGCCGGCTCGCCGGCGGAGATCAATCTGCGGGCGGGCGACATTGCCAATATGGGTTTTGCCCGGGCGGCGCAGGTGCCGGTCGTGCTCGTCGGCGATATCGACCGCGGCGGGGTCATTGCCTCGCTGGTCGGCACCCATGCCGTGCTCGACCCCGACGATCGGGCCATGGTCAGCGGTTACCTCATCAACAAGTTCCGCGGCGATGTCTCGCTGTTCGACGACGGCATTGCCGCCATCGGCCGGTTCACCGGCTGGCCCTGCTTCGGTGTCGTGCCCTGGCTGAAGCAGGCCGGTCGCCTGCCGGCCGAAGATTCGGTCGCGCTCGAAAAGCTTGCCTCCGGGCAGGACGCGCCGCTCACCATTGCCGTCCCGCTTCTGCCGCGCATCGCCAATTTCGATGATCTCGACCCGCTCGCAGCCGAGCCGATGGTCTCGCTCGTCTATGTTCGGTCCGGCGAGCGGCTGCCGGCCGATGCCTCGCTTGTCATCCTTCCCGGCTCGAAATCGACGATTACCGATCTCGAGGCCTTGCGTACAGAAGGCTGGGATCGCGATCTCGCCCAGCATATCCGACGCGGCGGCCGCATCATCGGCCTGTGCGGCGGCTACCAGATGCTCGGTCGCAGCATCGATGATCCCGACGGCATCGAAGGTGCGCCGCGGCGGGTCGAAGGGCTCGGCCTCCTTGAGATCGACACCGTGATGGCGCCCGAGAAAGTCTTGCGCAACAGCCGCGCCCGCTCGCTTGAGCACGATGTGGCGCTGGAGGGCTACGAGATCCATCTCGGCCGCACATCGGGCACCGACTGCCTGCGTCCCATGGTCGAGATTGACGGACGGCCGGATGGCGCGGTCTCCGCTGATGGGGCGGTGATGGGCACCTATCTGCATGGCCTGTTTGCGAGCGATGCCTATCGCCGCAGCCTGCTCGCGGGTTTCGGCATCGAAGGGGGAGCGACCGACTATCGCCGCTCGGTCGATGCGGCGCTCGATGGGGTCGCGGACGAGCTCGCACGCCTGCTCGATCCGCGCTGGCTCGACGCGCTCCTCGCCTGA
- the cobU gene encoding bifunctional adenosylcobinamide kinase/adenosylcobinamide-phosphate guanylyltransferase, with amino-acid sequence MSGLSGGTVLVLGGARSGKSAFAETLARDSGHARHYLATGRAFDDEMQARIASHRSSRGEGWTTHEEPLDLLGRLAAIDDPATVVLVDCLTLWVTNLMLEERDVDAESARLAAALPGFRSMLVFVSNEVGLGIVPDNAMARAFRDHAGRLHQMIAARARTVYFVAAGLPLKMKG; translated from the coding sequence GTGAGCGGGCTTTCCGGCGGCACTGTCCTGGTGCTGGGCGGCGCGCGCTCGGGCAAGTCGGCCTTTGCCGAGACCCTGGCGCGCGACAGCGGTCATGCGCGCCACTATCTGGCGACGGGCCGGGCCTTCGATGACGAAATGCAGGCCCGTATTGCCAGCCACCGCTCAAGCCGCGGCGAAGGCTGGACGACGCATGAGGAACCCCTCGATCTCCTCGGCCGTCTTGCTGCGATCGATGATCCGGCCACGGTCGTGCTCGTCGATTGCCTGACGCTGTGGGTCACCAATCTCATGCTGGAGGAGCGCGATGTCGACGCCGAGAGCGCGCGCCTTGCCGCTGCCCTACCGGGTTTTCGCAGCATGCTCGTCTTCGTGTCCAATGAGGTTGGTCTCGGCATCGTGCCGGACAACGCCATGGCCCGGGCGTTCCGCGACCATGCCGGGCGACTTCACCAGATGATCGCGGCTCGGGCCCGCACCGTCTATTTCGTGGCGGCCGGTCTGCCGCTCAAGATGAAAGGTTGA
- the cobW gene encoding cobalamin biosynthesis protein CobW — translation MSHPSHGKIPATVITGFLGAGKTTMIRNILENAGGRRIALIINEFGDLGVDGEVLKGCGAEACSEDDIIELTNGCICCTVADDFIPTMTKLLEREGRPDHIVIETSGLALPQPLINAFNWPEIRTQVTVDGVVTVVDSAAVAAGRFADDHDKVDALRAEDDALDHESPLEELFEDQLTAADLIVLNKTDLIDADGLAAVRAAVTAHGNRRPSMIEARNGAVPASVLLGLGVGTEADIANRKSHHELEHEAGEEHDHDEFSSFVVSLGAIADPAAFVSRLKNVIAEHDVLRLKGFVEVPAKPMRLQIQAVGSRVDTHYDRAWTPVEPRGTRLVVIGLAEMDEAAVRTAIGVAAEAASAKA, via the coding sequence ATGTCCCACCCCTCGCACGGCAAGATTCCGGCGACCGTCATCACCGGCTTTCTCGGCGCCGGCAAGACGACGATGATCCGCAACATTCTCGAAAACGCCGGTGGCCGCCGTATTGCGCTGATCATCAACGAGTTCGGTGATCTCGGCGTCGATGGCGAGGTTCTCAAAGGCTGCGGCGCTGAAGCCTGCAGCGAGGACGACATCATCGAGCTTACCAATGGCTGCATCTGCTGCACGGTGGCCGACGACTTCATCCCCACCATGACGAAGCTCCTGGAGCGCGAGGGGAGGCCGGACCATATCGTCATCGAGACATCCGGGCTTGCCTTGCCGCAGCCGCTGATCAACGCCTTCAACTGGCCGGAAATCCGCACGCAGGTGACGGTGGATGGCGTGGTCACGGTTGTCGACAGCGCGGCGGTGGCGGCCGGCCGGTTCGCCGATGATCACGACAAGGTCGATGCGCTGCGGGCCGAGGACGATGCGCTCGACCATGAAAGCCCGCTCGAGGAGCTCTTCGAGGATCAGCTGACCGCCGCCGACCTGATCGTCCTCAACAAGACCGACCTGATCGATGCCGACGGGCTTGCCGCCGTGCGCGCGGCCGTGACCGCCCACGGCAACCGCCGGCCGTCAATGATCGAGGCGCGCAACGGCGCGGTCCCGGCCTCGGTCCTGCTTGGCCTCGGGGTCGGCACCGAAGCCGATATCGCCAACCGCAAGTCCCATCACGAGCTGGAGCATGAGGCCGGCGAGGAGCACGACCATGACGAGTTTTCGAGCTTCGTGGTCAGCCTCGGTGCCATCGCCGATCCCGCCGCCTTCGTGTCCCGGCTGAAGAACGTCATCGCCGAGCATGATGTGCTGCGGCTGAAGGGGTTCGTCGAGGTGCCGGCCAAGCCGATGCGGCTGCAGATCCAGGCCGTCGGCAGCCGGGTGGACACCCATTACGACCGCGCCTGGACGCCCGTCGAGCCGCGCGGCACCCGGCTGGTGGTCATCGGTCTCGCCGAAATGGATGAGGCGGCCGTCCGCACCGCCATCGGCGTCGCCGCCGAAGCGGCATCGGCGAAGGCGTGA